The following proteins are co-located in the Helicobacter pylori genome:
- a CDS encoding cytochrome b, whose translation MAEIKKAKNLGEWLDMRLGTNKLVKVLMTEYWIPKNINFLWAMGVILLTLFGVLVVSGIFLLMYYKPDAKMAFDSVNFTIMQEVAYGWLWRHMHATAASMIFVIIYIHMFVGIYYGSYKKGREMIWISGMILFVVFSAEAFSGYMLPWGQMSYWAAAVITNLFGGIPFIGADVVEWIRGNYVVADSTLTRFFMLHVFLLPIAIILLVGVHFYSLRIPHVNNQEGEEIDFELEEKKFIEGKKKESKVIPFWPVFLSKDIFVVCAFMVFFFYLVCYHYDFAMDPINFERANSLKTPPHIYPEWYFLWSYEVLRGFFFSADLGLMAFGVAQVIFFLLPFLDRSPVVAPAHKRPAFMVWFWLLIIDMIVLTIYGKLPPLGIGKYIGLVGSITFLALFFVVLPLITIAESKKQGGVR comes from the coding sequence ATGGCAGAGATAAAAAAAGCGAAGAATTTAGGCGAATGGCTGGACATGCGTCTTGGCACTAACAAGCTTGTTAAAGTGCTAATGACAGAATATTGGATCCCTAAAAACATCAATTTCTTATGGGCCATGGGGGTGATTTTATTGACCCTTTTTGGCGTGCTTGTGGTCTCAGGGATTTTCTTGCTCATGTATTACAAGCCTGATGCGAAAATGGCGTTTGATAGCGTGAATTTCACCATCATGCAAGAAGTGGCTTATGGTTGGCTTTGGCGCCACATGCATGCCACGGCAGCGAGCATGATTTTTGTTATTATTTATATCCACATGTTTGTCGGCATCTATTATGGCTCTTACAAAAAAGGCCGTGAGATGATTTGGATTAGCGGGATGATTTTATTTGTGGTCTTTAGCGCGGAAGCCTTTAGCGGGTATATGCTACCTTGGGGGCAGATGAGCTATTGGGCCGCAGCGGTTATCACTAATTTATTTGGAGGCATTCCTTTCATTGGGGCTGATGTGGTGGAGTGGATTAGGGGCAATTATGTCGTGGCCGATTCCACTTTAACGCGCTTTTTCATGCTCCATGTGTTTTTACTGCCCATTGCGATCATTCTACTTGTTGGGGTGCATTTTTATTCTTTACGCATCCCGCATGTCAATAACCAAGAAGGCGAAGAAATTGACTTTGAATTAGAAGAAAAGAAATTCATTGAAGGCAAGAAAAAAGAATCCAAAGTCATTCCTTTTTGGCCGGTATTCTTGTCTAAAGATATTTTTGTGGTTTGTGCGTTCATGGTCTTTTTCTTTTACTTGGTGTGTTACCACTATGATTTTGCGATGGATCCTATCAACTTTGAAAGGGCTAACAGCCTTAAAACGCCGCCTCACATTTACCCTGAATGGTATTTCTTATGGAGCTATGAAGTCTTAAGGGGCTTTTTCTTTAGCGCTGATTTAGGGCTAATGGCCTTTGGCGTGGCGCAAGTGATCTTCTTCTTACTGCCCTTTTTGGACAGAAGCCCAGTCGTCGCTCCCGCGCACAAACGGCCAGCGTTTATGGTGTGGTTTTGGCTTTTAATCATTGATATGATTGTTTTAACGATCTATGGTAAATTGCCTCCGCTTGGGATTGGTAAATACATTGGCTTAGTGGGTTCAATCACTTTCCTAGCCCTTTTCTTTGTGGTGTTGCCCCTTATCACTATCGCTGAGAGCAAGAAACAAGGGGGTGTTAGATGA
- the csd2 gene encoding M23B family cell shape-determining DD-metalloendopeptidase Csd2 has protein sequence MPQNQLVITIIDESGSKQLKFSKNLKRNLIISVIIFLLIVGLGVGFLKFLIAKMDTMTSERNAVLRDFRDLYQKNYTLTKEIKDKREELFVVGQKIRTIESLIEVKRGANGGVHLYDEVDLENLNLAQKHLALMLIPNGMPLKTYSAIKPTKERNHPIKKIKGVESGIDFIAPLNTPVYASADGIVDFVKTNSNVGYGNLVRIEHAFGFSSIYTHLDHVNVQPKSFIQKGQLIGYSGKSGNSGGEKLHYEVRFLGKILDAQKFLAWDLDHFQSALEENKFIEWKNLFWVLEDIVQLQEHVDKDALISQ, from the coding sequence ATGCCACAAAACCAGCTTGTGATCACCATCATTGATGAATCAGGCTCTAAACAGCTCAAATTTTCTAAAAATTTAAAACGCAACCTCATCATTTCTGTTATCATTTTTTTGTTGATCGTGGGGCTTGGCGTAGGGTTTTTAAAATTTTTAATCGCTAAAATGGATACGATGACAAGCGAGAGGAATGCGGTTTTAAGGGATTTTAGGGATTTGTATCAAAAAAATTACACTTTGACAAAAGAGATTAAAGACAAGCGAGAAGAGCTCTTTGTTGTGGGGCAAAAGATTCGCACGATAGAATCCTTGATTGAAGTCAAAAGAGGGGCTAATGGGGGCGTGCATCTTTATGATGAAGTGGATTTAGAAAATTTGAATCTGGCTCAAAAACATTTAGCGCTCATGCTCATTCCTAATGGCATGCCCCTAAAAACTTATAGCGCGATCAAACCCACCAAAGAAAGGAACCACCCCATTAAAAAAATTAAGGGCGTTGAATCCGGGATTGATTTTATCGCGCCATTAAACACGCCTGTTTATGCGAGCGCTGATGGGATTGTGGATTTTGTGAAGACCAATTCTAATGTGGGGTATGGGAACTTGGTACGCATTGAACATGCGTTTGGTTTTAGCTCCATTTACACGCATTTAGATCATGTCAATGTGCAGCCTAAAAGCTTTATCCAAAAAGGGCAGTTGATTGGGTATAGCGGGAAGAGCGGTAATAGCGGCGGCGAAAAATTGCATTATGAAGTGCGCTTTTTGGGTAAAATTTTAGACGCGCAAAAATTTCTAGCATGGGATTTAGATCATTTTCAAAGCGCTTTAGAAGAAAATAAATTTATTGAATGGAAGAATTTGTTTTGGGTTTTAGAAGACATTGTCCAGCTCCAAGAGCATGTGGATAAAGACGCGCTAATAAGCCAGTAA
- the csd1 gene encoding peptidoglycan DD-metalloendopeptidase Csd1, whose protein sequence is MFLDRRLIVMVTDSKGSRYINVHILFRQIGLYALLSVVGSLLFLGISLLVLNKEIKNIEKQHALITKEFEKKRETNEKLSLQMDEFLDDLQLSGERINDLEEVVGVNRPEEEKEEGNFSSRLDVAGITGLQKSFIMRLIPNDYPLESYRRVSAAFNKRIHPILHVLHNHTGLDLSTAINTPVYASASGVVGLASKGWNGGYGNLIKVFHPFGFKTYYAHLNKIIVKTGEFVKKGQLIGYSGSTGMSTGPHLHYEVRFLNQPINPMSFTKWNMKDFEEVFNKERSIRWQSLITIINQLMQKQDQRLSSLKAQK, encoded by the coding sequence GTGTTTTTAGACAGGCGTTTGATTGTGATGGTTACGGACTCTAAAGGGAGCCGTTATATTAATGTTCATATACTATTTCGTCAAATTGGCTTGTATGCGCTTTTGAGCGTTGTGGGATCTTTATTGTTTTTAGGCATTTCGTTACTGGTTTTAAATAAAGAAATTAAAAACATTGAAAAGCAGCATGCTTTAATCACTAAAGAATTTGAGAAAAAAAGAGAGACTAATGAAAAGCTTTCCTTGCAAATGGATGAATTTTTAGACGATTTGCAACTTTCAGGGGAACGCATCAACGATTTAGAAGAAGTGGTGGGAGTGAATAGGCCTGAAGAAGAAAAAGAAGAGGGTAATTTTTCCAGCCGCTTGGATGTCGCTGGGATTACCGGGCTTCAAAAAAGCTTTATCATGCGCCTTATCCCCAATGACTACCCGCTAGAATCCTATCGGCGCGTTTCAGCCGCCTTTAATAAAAGAATCCACCCTATTTTGCATGTGTTGCACAACCATACCGGGCTTGATTTAAGCACCGCTATTAACACCCCTGTGTATGCGAGCGCGAGCGGGGTAGTGGGGTTAGCGAGCAAGGGGTGGAATGGGGGGTATGGGAATTTGATTAAAGTTTTCCACCCTTTTGGTTTTAAAACCTACTACGCCCATTTGAATAAAATCATCGTAAAAACGGGCGAATTTGTCAAAAAAGGGCAGTTGATTGGGTATAGTGGCAGTACAGGGATGAGCACAGGGCCGCATTTGCATTATGAAGTGCGGTTTTTAAATCAGCCCATAAACCCCATGAGTTTCACCAAATGGAACATGAAAGATTTTGAAGAAGTTTTCAATAAAGAAAGGAGCATCAGATGGCAATCTTTGATAACAATAATAAATCAGCTAATGCAAAAACAGGACCAGCGACTATCATCGCTCAAGGCACAAAAATAA
- the lptE gene encoding LPS assembly lipoprotein LptE encodes MCLISLLILLSHESFIFFILLLLFKGCGYKPIAAYAQNALGDSIYVKLIVNLPNPENSVEFKDLMNRLVVQRFQSRLASEKDADSIIIIEITNVTDTSITQNKEGFTTFYRATVSVNYTYDNKRGVRKTFQDSGYYNYAVNLQDPLNTYQNRYYAINQAVEQTLTKFVAQIAYEGKFNNEK; translated from the coding sequence ATGTGCCTAATAAGCTTGTTAATTTTGTTATCGCATGAGAGCTTTATTTTTTTTATTTTGCTGCTTTTGTTCAAGGGCTGTGGGTATAAGCCCATCGCCGCTTACGCTCAAAACGCTTTAGGCGATAGCATATACGTGAAACTCATTGTGAATTTGCCTAACCCTGAAAACTCTGTAGAGTTTAAGGATTTGATGAATCGTTTAGTCGTGCAACGCTTCCAAAGCCGCTTAGCGAGTGAAAAGGATGCGGATTCTATCATTATTATAGAAATCACGAATGTAACCGATACGAGTATCACGCAAAATAAAGAAGGCTTTACGACTTTCTATCGCGCAACCGTGTCTGTGAATTATACCTACGATAATAAGAGAGGCGTTAGAAAGACTTTTCAAGATAGCGGGTATTATAATTACGCTGTGAATTTGCAAGACCCCCTTAATACCTACCAGAACCGCTATTACGCTATCAATCAGGCTGTGGAACAAACTTTGACTAAATTTGTGGCTCAAATCGCTTATGAGGGGAAATTCAATAATGAAAAATAG
- a CDS encoding cytochrome c1: MKEFKILIILIVVVGVIYYGVEPYAHSVMHPKVAPADFAFKDLGPIDLKNGDANKGKQLVAENCTACHGIKSQNIPAPMDSLSASNSFGVVPPDLSHVAGVLSTNFLAHFIKDPVKTAKLSHKFNDERPYPMPAFSQFSNQDLSDIVAYLTSILPKSLSDEEVFAQSCQRCHSLDYAKDKAFSDPKDLANYLGSHAPDLSMMIRAKGEHGLNVFINDPQKLLPGTAMPRVGLSEKAQKQVISYLEKAGDRKKHERNTLGIKIMIFFAVLSFLAYAWKRKVWSEVH, translated from the coding sequence ATGAAAGAATTTAAGATTCTAATCATCCTTATTGTGGTGGTAGGAGTGATTTATTATGGGGTTGAGCCTTATGCGCATTCGGTGATGCACCCTAAAGTCGCTCCGGCAGATTTTGCTTTCAAGGATTTAGGGCCGATTGATTTAAAAAATGGCGACGCTAATAAGGGCAAACAGCTTGTAGCCGAAAATTGCACCGCTTGCCATGGCATTAAATCCCAAAACATTCCAGCCCCTATGGATAGCCTTAGCGCGAGCAACTCTTTTGGGGTCGTGCCACCGGATTTAAGCCATGTGGCGGGGGTTTTGAGCACGAATTTCTTAGCCCACTTCATCAAAGATCCTGTGAAAACGGCGAAATTGAGCCATAAATTCAACGATGAAAGGCCCTATCCTATGCCGGCGTTTTCTCAATTTAGCAATCAAGATTTGAGCGATATTGTGGCGTATCTCACTTCTATTTTGCCTAAAAGTTTGAGCGATGAGGAAGTGTTTGCTCAAAGCTGTCAAAGGTGCCATAGCTTGGATTATGCTAAAGATAAGGCCTTTAGCGATCCTAAAGATTTAGCCAATTATTTAGGCTCTCATGCGCCTGATTTGTCCATGATGATTAGGGCTAAGGGTGAACATGGCTTGAATGTTTTCATCAACGATCCGCAAAAGCTTTTGCCTGGCACGGCTATGCCTAGAGTGGGGTTGAGTGAAAAAGCTCAAAAACAAGTCATCTCTTATTTGGAAAAAGCGGGCGATAGGAAAAAACATGAAAGGAATACCTTAGGGATAAAAATCATGATTTTCTTTGCGGTGTTGTCGTTCTTGGCTTATGCGTGGAAAAGAAAAGTTTGGAGCGAAGTGCATTGA
- a CDS encoding bifunctional folylpolyglutamate synthase/dihydrofolate synthase — MKNSPLNGLKAFLETKPKEYHKFDPSRFIQIYKDFKNAFFEIQAKVIHIVGTNGKGSTGRFLTLLLADQNFKVLHFTSPHVFEFRERFFLNGSIVEESVLENAHQQLQPHAFSSACSYFEYATLLAVMLAKDCDYLVLEAGLGGEFDSTNALEKTLSVFTPIDYDHKEFLGDSLESIATTKLKAMGSLNIIAPQQELVLNVAQKIAKEKHAQLIVVQNEISKGVKDYIERYHLAHFLAMNLEVTLKAFETLVPCNKQEVLKNLKPLNLIGRCELLSPNILIDVGHNPHSAKALKEEIKRVFNAPIVLIYNCYQDKDAFLVLEILKPVVKKVLILELHNERIIQLEKLKGILETLGLEHALFEELKENENYLVYGSFLVANAFYERYPKKRD, encoded by the coding sequence ATGAAAAATAGCCCTTTGAATGGATTAAAGGCGTTTTTAGAAACAAAGCCTAAAGAATACCACAAGTTTGACCCTAGCCGTTTCATTCAAATTTATAAGGATTTTAAAAACGCTTTTTTTGAGATTCAAGCGAAGGTCATTCACATTGTAGGGACTAATGGTAAGGGCAGCACAGGGCGGTTTTTAACCCTTTTATTAGCCGATCAAAATTTTAAGGTGTTGCATTTCACCTCCCCTCATGTTTTTGAATTTAGGGAGCGCTTTTTTTTGAATGGTTCTATTGTTGAAGAAAGCGTTTTAGAAAACGCCCACCAGCAATTGCAACCACACGCTTTCAGCAGCGCTTGCTCGTATTTTGAATACGCTACCTTACTAGCCGTCATGCTCGCTAAAGATTGCGATTATTTGGTTTTAGAAGCGGGGCTTGGGGGGGAGTTTGACAGCACGAACGCTTTAGAAAAAACCCTAAGCGTTTTCACCCCCATTGATTACGATCATAAGGAATTTTTAGGGGATAGTTTAGAAAGCATTGCGACTACTAAATTAAAAGCGATGGGTTCTCTTAATATCATCGCTCCCCAACAAGAACTGGTTTTAAATGTGGCTCAAAAAATCGCCAAAGAAAAACACGCGCAATTGATTGTGGTTCAAAATGAGATTTCAAAAGGAGTCAAGGATTATATTGAACGCTACCATTTAGCCCATTTTTTAGCGATGAATTTAGAAGTGACTCTAAAAGCGTTTGAAACGCTAGTGCCATGCAATAAACAAGAAGTTTTAAAAAACCTAAAACCCCTGAATTTGATCGGCCGTTGCGAGCTTTTAAGTCCTAATATCTTAATAGATGTGGGGCATAACCCCCATAGCGCCAAAGCCTTAAAAGAAGAAATCAAGCGCGTTTTTAACGCTCCAATCGTTTTGATTTATAATTGCTACCAAGATAAAGACGCTTTTTTGGTGCTAGAAATTTTAAAGCCTGTGGTTAAAAAGGTTTTGATTTTAGAATTGCATAATGAAAGAATTATCCAATTAGAAAAACTTAAAGGGATTTTAGAAACTTTAGGGTTAGAACACGCTTTGTTTGAAGAACTGAAAGAAAATGAAAATTATTTGGTGTATGGCTCATTTCTGGTAGCCAACGCTTTTTATGAACGCTATCCAAAGAAGAGGGATTGA
- a CDS encoding bactofilin family protein, producing MAIFDNNNKSANAKTGPATIIAQGTKIKGELHLDCHLHIDGELEGVVHSKSTVVIGQTGSVVGEIFANKLVVNGKFTGTVEAEVVEIMPLGRLDGKISSQELVVERKGILIGETRPKNLQGGALLINEQEKKIENK from the coding sequence ATGGCAATCTTTGATAACAATAATAAATCAGCTAATGCAAAAACAGGACCAGCGACTATCATCGCTCAAGGCACAAAAATAAAGGGGGAGCTTCATTTGGATTGCCATTTGCACATAGATGGCGAATTAGAAGGGGTGGTGCATTCTAAAAGCACGGTGGTAATCGGGCAAACCGGCTCGGTAGTGGGTGAGATTTTCGCTAATAAATTAGTGGTCAATGGCAAGTTCACTGGCACGGTGGAAGCGGAAGTGGTAGAAATCATGCCTTTAGGACGCCTTGATGGTAAAATCTCTAGCCAAGAGCTTGTGGTGGAAAGAAAGGGGATTTTGATTGGGGAAACGCGCCCTAAAAACCTTCAAGGGGGGGCGTTGTTGATCAATGAGCAAGAAAAGAAAATTGAAAATAAATAG
- the petA gene encoding ubiquinol-cytochrome c reductase iron-sulfur subunit, with translation MADIQRRDFLGMSLASVTAMGAIASLVAMKKTWDPLPSVVSAGFTTIDVANMQEGQFSTVEWRGKPVYILKRSKKEGFNEKRDFEIGESVFTTAIQICTHLGCIPTYQDEEKGFLCPCHGGRFTADGVNIAGTPPPRPFDIPPFKIEGTKITFGEAGAEYKKMMAKA, from the coding sequence ATGGCAGATATTCAAAGGCGTGATTTTTTAGGAATGAGCCTTGCTAGCGTTACAGCTATGGGGGCGATAGCGAGTTTGGTAGCGATGAAAAAGACTTGGGATCCGCTTCCAAGCGTTGTTTCAGCCGGTTTTACAACCATAGATGTGGCGAACATGCAAGAAGGGCAGTTTTCCACGGTGGAATGGCGTGGGAAACCGGTCTATATCCTCAAGCGTTCTAAAAAAGAGGGCTTTAATGAAAAGCGCGATTTTGAAATTGGCGAGAGCGTTTTTACCACAGCCATTCAAATTTGCACGCATTTAGGGTGTATCCCCACTTATCAAGATGAAGAAAAAGGCTTTTTATGCCCATGCCATGGGGGGCGTTTCACTGCTGATGGCGTGAATATTGCCGGCACCCCCCCTCCACGCCCTTTTGATATCCCGCCTTTTAAAATTGAAGGCACTAAAATCACTTTTGGTGAAGCCGGGGCTGAATACAAGAAAATGATGGCTAAAGCGTAA
- the mfd gene encoding transcription-repair coupling factor: MIQSSLYGALNKGFDYQILACKDFKESELAKEVISYFKPNIKAILFPEFRAKKNDDLRSFFEEFLQLLGGLREFYQALENKQEVIIIAPISALLHHLPKKELLESFKITLLEKYNLKDLKDKLFYYGYEILDLVEVEGEASFRGDIVDIYVPNSKAYRLSFFDTECESIKELDPTTQMSLKEDLLEIEIPPTLFSLDEPSYKDLKTKVEQSPLNSFSKDLTSFGLWFLGEKAQDLLSVYKSTISPRALEEIQELASLNELDCERFKFLKVLENAQGYEDLEIHAHALEGFIALHSNHKITLLAPNKTILDNAVSALEKSSMECVIAPFVLNFKTPDGIFISLNSFERKKKRQKSKLALNELNAGEWVVHDDYGVGVFSQLVQHSVLGSKRDFLEIAYLGEDKLLLPVENLHLIARYVAQSDSVPVKDRLGKGSFLKLKAKVRTKLLEIASKIIELAAERNLILGKKMDVHLAELEVFKSHAGFEYTSDQEKAIAEISKDLSSKRVMDRLLSGDVGFGKTEVAMHAIFCAFLNGFQSALVVPTTLLAHQHFETLRARFENFGVKVARLDRYASEKNKLLKAVELGQVDALIGTHAILGAKFKNLGLVVVDEEHKFGVKQKEALKELSKSVHFLSMSATPIPRTLNMALSQIKGISSLKTPPTDRKPSRTFLKEKNDELLKEIIHRELRRNGQIFYIHNHIASISKVKTKLEELIPKLKIAILHSQINANESEEIMLEFAKGNYQVLLCTSIVESGIHLPNANTIIIDNAQNFGLADLHQLRGRVGRGKKEGFCYFLIEDQKSLNEQALKRLLALEKNSYLGSGESIAYHDLEIRGGGNLLGQDQSGHIKNIGYALYTRMLEDAIYELSGGKKRLEKSVEIQLGVSAFLNPELIASDSLRLDLYRRLSLCENVDEVGQIHEEIEDRFGKIDDLSAQFLQIITLKILANQLGIIKLSNFNQNITLTYNDEHKESLKAPSKDDNDILETLLKHLRAQISLKRR, translated from the coding sequence ATGATCCAATCTAGCCTTTATGGAGCCTTAAACAAAGGCTTTGATTATCAAATACTCGCTTGTAAGGATTTTAAAGAGTCCGAGCTCGCTAAAGAAGTCATAAGCTATTTTAAGCCAAATATTAAAGCCATTCTTTTCCCGGAGTTTAGGGCTAAAAAAAACGACGATTTGCGTTCGTTTTTTGAAGAATTTTTACAGCTTTTAGGGGGTTTAAGGGAGTTTTATCAAGCCTTAGAAAACAAGCAAGAAGTTATCATTATTGCCCCTATTAGCGCGTTATTGCACCATTTGCCTAAAAAAGAACTTTTAGAAAGCTTTAAAATCACTCTTTTAGAAAAATATAACCTTAAGGATTTAAAAGACAAACTCTTTTATTATGGCTATGAAATTTTAGACTTAGTGGAAGTGGAGGGCGAAGCGAGCTTTAGGGGGGATATTGTGGATATTTATGTACCCAATTCTAAAGCGTATCGCTTGAGTTTTTTTGACACGGAGTGTGAGAGCATTAAGGAATTGGATCCCACCACTCAAATGAGCCTCAAAGAAGATTTGTTAGAAATTGAAATCCCTCCCACGCTTTTTAGTTTGGACGAACCATCTTATAAGGATCTGAAAACAAAAGTGGAACAAAGCCCCTTAAATAGCTTTTCTAAAGATTTAACCAGTTTTGGTTTGTGGTTTTTAGGAGAAAAAGCGCAAGACTTGCTAAGCGTTTATAAAAGCACCATAAGTCCTAGAGCTTTAGAAGAAATTCAAGAATTAGCGAGTTTAAACGAATTGGATTGCGAGCGTTTCAAATTTTTAAAAGTTTTAGAAAATGCGCAAGGCTATGAAGATTTAGAAATCCATGCGCATGCCCTAGAAGGCTTTATCGCTTTGCATTCAAATCATAAAATCACGCTCCTAGCCCCCAATAAAACGATTTTAGACAACGCGGTAAGCGCGCTTGAAAAAAGTAGCATGGAATGCGTCATCGCCCCCTTTGTGTTAAATTTTAAAACCCCTGATGGGATTTTTATCTCGCTCAATTCTTTTGAAAGGAAGAAAAAACGCCAAAAATCCAAGCTCGCTTTGAATGAATTGAATGCGGGCGAATGGGTGGTGCATGATGATTATGGGGTGGGCGTGTTTTCTCAATTAGTCCAGCACAGCGTTTTAGGGAGCAAGAGGGATTTTTTAGAAATCGCTTATTTGGGCGAAGACAAACTGCTGTTACCGGTAGAAAACTTGCATCTCATCGCTCGCTATGTGGCGCAAAGCGATAGCGTACCGGTTAAAGACCGGCTAGGGAAAGGGAGCTTTCTCAAATTAAAAGCTAAAGTCAGGACTAAGCTTTTAGAGATTGCAAGCAAGATCATTGAATTAGCGGCTGAACGCAATTTGATCTTGGGTAAAAAGATGGATGTGCATTTAGCGGAGTTGGAAGTCTTTAAATCGCATGCGGGGTTTGAATACACAAGCGATCAAGAAAAAGCCATCGCTGAAATTTCAAAGGATTTAAGCTCTAAGAGAGTGATGGACAGATTGTTGAGTGGGGATGTGGGTTTTGGGAAAACAGAAGTGGCGATGCATGCGATTTTTTGCGCGTTTTTGAACGGCTTTCAAAGCGCTCTAGTCGTGCCTACTACTTTATTAGCGCACCAGCATTTTGAGACTTTAAGGGCGCGTTTTGAAAATTTTGGCGTTAAAGTGGCTCGTTTGGATCGGTATGCGAGCGAAAAAAACAAGCTTTTAAAGGCGGTGGAATTAGGGCAAGTTGATGCGCTAATAGGCACGCATGCGATTTTAGGCGCGAAATTTAAAAACTTGGGCTTAGTGGTGGTGGATGAAGAGCATAAATTTGGCGTGAAACAAAAAGAAGCTTTAAAAGAATTGAGCAAAAGCGTGCATTTTTTAAGCATGTCCGCCACGCCTATCCCGCGCACTCTAAACATGGCGCTCTCTCAAATTAAAGGCATTAGCTCTTTAAAAACCCCGCCCACAGACAGAAAGCCCAGCCGCACTTTTTTGAAAGAAAAGAATGATGAACTCTTAAAAGAGATCATTCATAGAGAATTACGCCGTAACGGGCAAATTTTTTACATCCATAACCACATCGCTAGCATTTCAAAAGTCAAAACCAAGCTAGAAGAGTTAATCCCTAAACTCAAAATCGCTATTTTGCATTCCCAGATTAACGCTAACGAGAGCGAAGAAATCATGCTAGAGTTTGCTAAGGGGAACTATCAGGTTTTATTATGTACTTCTATTGTGGAATCAGGAATCCATTTGCCTAACGCTAACACGATTATTATAGATAATGCACAAAATTTCGGGCTGGCTGATTTGCACCAATTAAGAGGGCGTGTTGGGAGAGGCAAAAAAGAAGGCTTTTGTTATTTCCTCATAGAAGATCAAAAAAGTTTGAATGAACAGGCTTTAAAACGCTTGCTCGCTTTAGAAAAAAATTCGTATTTAGGCAGTGGGGAGAGTATCGCCTATCATGATTTAGAAATCAGGGGGGGCGGGAATTTGCTCGGGCAAGATCAGAGCGGGCATATTAAAAACATTGGTTATGCGCTCTATACACGCATGCTTGAAGACGCGATTTATGAATTGAGTGGGGGGAAGAAAAGGCTTGAAAAAAGCGTAGAAATCCAACTTGGCGTGAGCGCTTTTTTAAACCCTGAACTCATTGCAAGCGATAGTTTGAGATTGGATTTGTATCGCCGTTTGAGTTTGTGTGAAAATGTAGATGAGGTGGGGCAAATCCATGAAGAAATAGAAGACAGGTTTGGTAAAATAGACGATTTGAGCGCTCAATTTTTGCAAATCATTACGCTTAAAATCTTAGCCAACCAGCTTGGCATCATTAAACTTTCTAATTTCAATCAAAACATCACCCTTACTTATAACGATGAACATAAAGAAAGCTTAAAAGCCCCAAGCAAAGACGATAACGATATTTTAGAAACCCTTTTGAAACATTTGCGCGCTCAAATTTCTTTAAAGCGGCGTTAA